One bacterium DNA segment encodes these proteins:
- a CDS encoding phosphotransferase codes for MQQWIDALKAPLATAFPNAGTVDEITRLCPAKDIADDTLKLLVRDSSGRSLAVVICSSSAVPGQVAKAMQRARDARSALGTELGRHVLEPLFEGEFQGLSYAVLPHCDALSNSRIGWHLQRRRLRPTLLGWLRATASETLAQPDETLVQRDFVEPLRRLGRLDGWPGALRETALNAAARAAEEHWSPRYVLIHNDFWRGNVLLDSTRSGPWPERFVVIDWGGSRVRGHAIFDLI; via the coding sequence ATGCAGCAGTGGATCGACGCGCTCAAGGCACCGCTGGCAACGGCATTCCCCAACGCTGGGACTGTCGACGAAATTACCCGTTTGTGTCCAGCGAAGGACATTGCGGACGACACGCTCAAACTGCTCGTGCGCGACAGTTCCGGTCGGTCCCTTGCTGTCGTCATCTGTTCGTCGTCAGCCGTACCCGGGCAAGTCGCGAAGGCCATGCAACGCGCTCGGGACGCGAGGTCCGCTCTCGGGACGGAACTGGGACGACATGTCCTGGAACCCCTTTTTGAGGGCGAGTTTCAAGGACTCAGCTATGCGGTGCTGCCGCACTGCGACGCCCTCAGCAACAGCCGCATCGGATGGCACCTGCAGCGGCGTCGCCTTCGGCCAACCCTACTCGGCTGGTTGCGCGCAACGGCATCCGAGACGCTCGCGCAACCTGATGAAACCCTAGTGCAACGCGACTTCGTCGAGCCGTTGCGCAGGCTGGGTCGCCTGGACGGATGGCCAGGAGCATTGCGCGAAACCGCGCTCAACGCGGCGGCCCGCGCGGCCGAAGAACACTGGTCGCCACGCTACGTCCTGATTCACAACGACTTCTGGCGGGGGAACGTGCTCTTGGACTCGACCCGTTCCGGTCCCTGGCCCGAGCGTTTCGTGGTCATTGATTGGGGTGGATCCAGGGTGCGGGGCCACGCGATTTTCGATCTGATT
- a CDS encoding glycosyltransferase family 2 protein, whose amino-acid sequence MPGMPAIVIISPCRDEEATLEQTIACMRAQTCPPTEWVVVDDGSSDRTPEILEKASRSIPWLRVVRREDRGRRKVGGGVVDAFYAGLESVDIDYDFVAKMDVDLEFQPCYLEKMLRLFEADPDLACASGKVFRREADELVEEYIIDDMVAGQFKLYRRGSFERIGGFVREAMWDGIDIHRVRMLGQRSQSFHDPDLRLIHLRLMGSSERNIFVGRMRWGRGQWFMGSAFPYVVASGVFRMRERPRVLGGLLIIAGYLWAAIRRVPRYEDQEFRRELHRWQYARLAGLWRSRSAR is encoded by the coding sequence ATGCCTGGGATGCCCGCGATCGTAATCATCTCACCGTGTCGGGACGAAGAGGCGACACTGGAACAGACCATCGCCTGTATGCGGGCGCAGACCTGTCCGCCCACGGAATGGGTGGTCGTGGATGATGGCTCCAGTGATCGCACGCCCGAGATTCTCGAGAAGGCGAGCCGCTCGATTCCCTGGCTGCGCGTCGTGCGCAGGGAAGATCGCGGGCGGCGCAAGGTCGGCGGTGGGGTCGTCGATGCTTTCTATGCAGGGCTCGAGAGCGTCGATATCGACTACGACTTCGTTGCCAAGATGGATGTCGATCTGGAATTCCAGCCGTGCTACCTGGAGAAGATGCTGCGCCTGTTCGAGGCGGATCCCGATCTGGCGTGCGCCAGCGGCAAGGTGTTTCGGCGCGAGGCGGATGAACTCGTGGAGGAGTACATCATCGACGATATGGTCGCGGGCCAGTTCAAGCTGTACAGGCGCGGATCTTTCGAGCGAATCGGTGGTTTCGTTCGCGAAGCCATGTGGGATGGAATCGACATCCATCGCGTACGCATGCTCGGTCAGCGCTCGCAGAGCTTCCACGATCCGGACCTTCGGCTGATTCATCTGCGCCTGATGGGCTCGTCGGAGCGAAACATCTTCGTCGGACGAATGCGCTGGGGCCGGGGCCAGTGGTTCATGGGCTCGGCGTTTCCGTATGTCGTGGCCAGTGGCGTGTTTCGCATGCGCGAACGCCCGCGAGTTCTCGGAGGCCTGCTGATCATCGCGGGCTATCTCTGGGCTGCCATACGCAGAGTGCCGCGCTACGAAGACCAGGAGTTCCGCCGGGA